From Leguminivora glycinivorella isolate SPB_JAAS2020 chromosome 24, LegGlyc_1.1, whole genome shotgun sequence, a single genomic window includes:
- the LOC125238790 gene encoding uncharacterized protein LOC125238790 yields the protein MAKPSTKCLLVLFISVICAKAFDDIDLELGYGIMGKLLRAMENQTKSDTLNLPANASSIRENITDTFSCENRTYGYYADVDNDCQIFHVCLPTQTASGRSITYRWSFICPNETVFNQEVLVCTRPRDAIDCADSPNYYDLNMEIGKETNDTKSETNDKEMTNTENMTNTDTNKDSEMVNQQIKERNRERIKQHRRKPANKRKQNLIAQSLLQEVVKEVEKEDVADKNMELPYMNPEIIEIEPKIENVNDEVGTVDNTEEDFENARLFAERSLKTKGRKLKRGLFRFKADV from the exons ATGGCGAAACCGAGTACCAAATGTTTACTAGTCTTATTTATCAGTGTGATATGCGCCAAGGCTTTTGATGACATTGACTTGGAACTTGGATATGGAATCATGGGAAAATTATTAAGG GCAATGGAGAATCAAACAAAGTCAGATACTCTAAATCTGCCAGCGAATGCGTCGTCTATTCGGGAAAATATTACAGATACTTTTAG CTGCGAGAACAGAACGTACGGATACTATGCAGATGTAGACAATGACTGCCAAATATTCCACGTGTGTCTACCCACACAGACAGCATCAGGTCGAAGCATTACATATAGATGGAGCTTTATCTGTCCCAATGAGACTGTTTTCAACCAG gAAGTCCTGGTTTGTACAAGGCCACGAGATGCTATCGACTGCGCAGACTCACCAAATTACTACGATCTAAACATGGAAATTGGTAAAGAAACAAATGACACTAAATCCGAAACAAATGACAAAGAAATGACAAACACAGAAAACATGACAAACACAGATACTAACAAAGACTCAGAAATGGTCAACCAACAAATTAAAGAAAGGAATAGGGAAAGAATAAAACAACATAGAAGGAAACCAGCcaataaaagaaaacaaaacttgATAGCACAAAGCCTTTTACAAGAAGTCGTTAAAGAAGTTGAAAAAGAAGATGTAGCTGATAAAAATATGGAGCTACCGTATATGAATCCGGAAATAATAGAAATTGAACCTAAGATAGAAAATGTTAATGATGAAGTAGGTACAGTGGATAATACTGAAGAGGATTTTGAAAACGCCAGGCTATTTGCAGAAAGGAGTTTAAAGACGAAAGGAAGAAAGTTAAAAAGAGGGTTATTTAGGTTTAAGGCTGATGTGTAG